DNA from Candidatus Binatia bacterium:
GCTCTCGTGGGCGCTTGCCGCGCTTTTTGCGGCGGCGTTCGTGCCCGGCGCGGGAGCGCGCGGCGCGAACACCGCTGCGGCCATCACGGCGTTCGACGCGGTCTTCGCGCAGACGAACGATTACACGGCCGTGCTGCGCGTGCACGAGGCGAAAGGAACTGCGACGCAGGATCGCGTCTATCAATATGAGTTCATGAAGCCGCACTTCGCGAAGACGCTCATTCTCGACGGCGACGGTAAGGGCTCGGGCGCCGTCTGGGCCGGCGGCGACACGGTCAGCGGACACCAGGGCGGCATCTTCTCCGGCATTCACCGTAAGATCAGCGTCACCGATCCGCGCGCCGTCTCGCTGCGCGGCGTGACGATTCCGCAGGGCTTGCTCCAGCGCATCGTCAGCGACTACGCGACGATTCCCGGCAAACTCACGCAGACCGACGGCGGGAAACTCGGCGGCGTCGAGACCGATCGTCTCGAACTGAAGCCCAGCGATCCGCCGTCGAACGGCGACGTCACCGATCAGATCCTCTACCTATCGAAAGAGACGCACTGGCCGATCCGTCAGATCATGTACGCCGGCTCGCAAGTCGTCCTCGACGAGAGCGTCACCGACCTCAAAACGAACGTCGGCCTCACCCAATCCGACTTCCCGTTCTAGTCTCCCACGCGCGTCATCCTGACGCATGAGAGGGCTATTTCGCTAAGTAGCGCTTGCGCAGCTCGTCGAGGACGACGGCGAGCAGGATCACCGCGCCGAGCAGCACCTTCTGCAGATACGAGTCGACGTTGAGCAGGTTCATCGCGTTATAGAGCACCCCGATCAGCAGCGCGCCGAAGAAGGTGCCGATCACGCTGCCGCGGCCGCCCATGAGGCTCGTGCCGCCGACGACGACGGCCGCGATGGATTCCAAAAGCTCGTCGCCGGTTCCGGTCTGCGGCGAACCGGACGAGAAGAGCGCCATGTAGAGGAAGCCGACGATCGCGGCACAGGCGCCGCTGATCACGTAGACGGCCGTCTTGACGCGCACGACGTTGATGCCGGCGAGGCGCGCGGCCTCTTCGTTTCCGCCGATCGCGAAGACGTAGCGTCCGAAACGCGTGCGCGTCAGGACGATCGACGCGACCGCGATGACGACGAGCATCCAGACGACCGGAATCGGAATGCTCGGAAGATGGAGCGCGTTCGTGACGCCGCCGAGGAACGAGCCGATGCCCGTGTTTTGGAAGTCGCCGCTCTGGAGCGCGACCGGGCGTCCGTGCGAGAGAATGAAGGCCGCGCCGAGCGCCATCTCGAGCATGGCGAGCGTCGTGATAAACGGCGGCAGGTTGAGGCGCACGACCGGCAGCGCGTTGACCCACCCGGCGGCTGCGCCGACGGCGAGCGCGACGAGCAGCGTCGCGGCGATGAGCGGGAAGCCGCTCAGGTGCATCGAGTTCGCGAAGAGGGCGGCGACGACGCCGGTCAGCGCGACGAGCGAACCGACGGAGAGGTCGATGCCGCCCGTGATGATGACGAACGTCTGCCCGACCCCGAGAATGCAGTTATACGTGATCTGCCGGAGCACGCGGACGATATTGCTCGGCTCGAGGAACGATCCGCGCGACGCGACGTCGACGACGACGACGAGCCCGATCAGAAATGCCGCCGCCCCGCCGATGCGGATCCAATAGTCAATGCGTTCGCGCCGGCTCACGCGGCGGCTCCCGTCGCGGCGGCGATCACGCGATCGGGCGTCGCGTCGGCGCGTGGAAATTCGGCGACGATCCGGCCGCCGCGCACGACGAGGACGCGGTGGGACATGCCGAGCACCTCGGGCAGATCGCTCGAGACCATGACGATCGCCGCGCCGCGCGCGGCCAGTTCGAGCATCAGCCGGTAAATCTCGGCCTTCGCGCCGACGTCGACGCCTCGCGTCGGCTCGTCGAAGAGAAAGACGCGCGCCGTGCCGAGCAGCCACTTCGCGAGAACGACCTTCTGCTGCGTTCCGCCCGAGAGGTTGCGGACGATCTGCTCGGTTCCCGGCGTGCGAATTTGGAGTTCCTCGATCATCTTCGCCGTCGCGTCACGCTCGCGACCGAAATCGATGAGCAGGTCGCGAGCAACGAACTCGCCGAGGTGGGCGAGCGTGACGTTCTCGCGAACGGTCATGCCGAGAACGAGGCCCTGCGCCTTGCGGTCTTCCGTGATGAACGCGATTCCGGCGGCGATCGACGCGCCGATCCGCCCGGCGGGAATCGTCTCGCCGTCTATACGCACTTCGCCGCGGTCGAACGCGTCCGCGCCGGCGATCGCGCGGACGATCTCGGTGCGGCCGGCGCCGACGAGACCCGCGAGGCCGACGATCTCGCCCGCGCGGACGTCGAAGGTCACGCCGGCGATGACGTTCCCTCGCTGCAGGCCCCGCACGTCGAGGCGAACCTCGGCGCCCGAGGGGGGCGCGGGAAGCTCGGGATAGTGCGCCTCGAGCCTGCGGCCGACCATCGCTTCGACGATCTCCCCGATCGAGAAGCCCGCAGCGTCGCGGGTCGCGACGACGCGCCCGTCGCGCAAGACGACGACGCGATCGGCGACGCGCGCAAGCTCCTCCATGCGATGCGAGATGTAGACGATGCCGGCGCCCGCGGCGCGCAGCCGAGCGACGATCTGAAAGAGCCGCTCGATCTCGTTCTCGGAGAGCGCAGCCGTCGGCTCGTCCATCACGATGATGCGCGCCTGCGTCGCGAGCGCCTTCGCGATCTCGACGGCCTGCTGCTGTCCGACGGAGAGATCCGAGACCGCGACGTCCGACGGTATCTCCAATCCCAACTCGCCCAAGACGCGATCCGCTGTGGCCCGAACGGCGGCGGAGTCGATGAGGCCGCCGCGCGTGGGTTCGGCGCCGAGGCTAATGTTCGCCGGCGCCGTTAGCTGCGGCACGAGCGTGAACTCTTGATAGATCATGCCGATGCCGAGGCGCCTCGCCTCTTGCGGCGTCGCGATCTTCGCCGGGGCGCCGTCGATGAGGATCTCTCCCGAGTCCGCCTGTTCGGCGCCGGCCAGGATCTTCATCAGCGTCGACTTGCCCGCGCCGTTCTCACCGACGAGCACGAGCACTTCGCCCGCGCAGAGCGTCAGCGAGACGTCGGAGAGCGCGCGAACGCCGGGAAAGCTCTTCCCGATGCCGCGCATCTCAAGGAGCGCGGGCACTACGGCGAAGGCGAAGCGTCGGCGCGGGTGTACGTGCCGACCGCGATCTTCACGACGGCCGGCGGCTTCTTCCCGCCGAAGTAATCGTGGATCACGTCTACGGTAGTCGCCCCGATCTTCGCCGGATATTGAATCGCATCGCCGTACATCTCGCCGGCGGCGATAGCTTTTCTTGCCTCGGGCGTTGCATCGTAGCCAACGATCGCGACCTTGCCCGTGAGGCCGGCGGCCTTCACCGCGGCCAGCGCGCCGAGCGCGGAGTCGTCGTTGATCCCGAAGATGCCCTTGAGGTCGCGGTGCGCCTGCAGAATGTCGCCGGTGTCGCTGTTCGCTTTGTCGCGCGTTCCGCCGGAGTCGACGTCTGCGACGATCGTCACCGACGGACAGAGCGCGGCGATCGCCGATTTGAATCCCTTGACGCGATCCTGCACGCTCGTCACCTCCGGCTCGTCGACGATCGCGATCGCGCCGCTCTTGCCGACGGCGGCGCAGATCAGCTTACCCGCCTGATAGCCGCCTTGGACGTTATCGCTCGCGACGTGCGCGACGACGTTGCCGGTCTTGCTCGTGCTCGCGATGTCGGCGGTGAAGACGGGAATGTTCGCGGAGTTCGCCTCGGCGATCGCGCTGCCGATCGCTTGCGAGTCGTACGGCGTGAGCACGATCGCGTCGACGCGTTTCGATATAAAATCTTCCACCTGGCTCTGCTGCTTTGCGTTGTCGCGGCTCGCATCCACGACGACGAGCGCGTAGCCGTATTTTCCGGCCTCGGCGCGCATGCCCGATTCCATGTCTTGGTAGAACTGCGCTTCCCGGTTCTGTATCGAAACGCCGATCGTCTTGCCCGCCGCAGCCGAAGACGGCGACGCATTCGATTGCGCCGTTCCATGCGAACACGCGGCGAGTGCGGCACAGGCGACGAGCGCCGGAGCAACGCCGGCAAGCGCTCTTTTCAAATCGTTCTCCTTCCGTTGCCTGCTCTCCACAGGCTGTGACATTCTCTTGTGCAATCTGTGGAAAACTACCCTTGCGACGCTGGTTTTCGATCGGTTTCGAGCCACGGATCGGGCAGCGCCTCGCGGGCGAGGCCGTGCGGGAAGATGCCCTGCGGGTTCGTCTTCAGCCAGGCCGCCGCGCGCAGCGCGAGATACTCGAAGTCGTGATACTGCGCCGGACCGCGCTTGCGCCGCATAACCGCGACGGCCGGCGCGACTTGCTTCCAGCAGTGCACGATCAAGCGGGCGAAGAGATCCATGAACGTGTCTTCCGAGACGAGCTGCCGCTTCACGAGCGTGCCCATCTCGTTGAGCCAGTTGCACGCGATCATCTCGGGATGGACCGCCGGATCGATGAACCCAAGGGACTCGAGCTCCCGCCGGTACGCGGGATCCTCCATGCGCTGCGGCAGCTGCTCTTGAACGTATGTCAGCGACTGCTGCAGGTCGGGCCTGCGAAAATCGCGCTCGAGCGAGAGCAGCGCTTGCAGCTGATTTCCCGCGCGAATGTGGCGCAACTGGACGAGCGCGGCCAAAACGCTCAAGAGAATGACGATGAGCGTTCCGGACTCGGCCAGCGCGCTCACCATTTCGGGCTTCATTGGCCGCGTGATTCTTGGCGAGGGCGCGGGAGCCTGTACCCCCTAGGCGACGCGCCGCCGCCGAGCAGAGGAGCGCAATATGCTCTCCCTCTCCTTCTCGGCCGCGATGCTCGGCATCGAAGGCTACGTCGTGCGCGTCGAAGCCGACAGCGCCCCGGGGACGCCGGCCTTCACGATCATCGGTCTTCCGGACCGCGCGCTCGGCGAGGCGCGCGAGCGCGTGCGGGCGGCGATCCTCAACTCGGGATTCGCCTATCCCGCAGGGCGGTTGCTCGTCAATCTCTCGCCCGCCGACGTACGTAAAGCGGGGCCCGCGTTCGATCTCGCGATCGCGCTCGCGCTGCTCGGCATGGACGAACAGATCGAACGCTCCGCGCTGCGCGAATTCATCGCGCTCGGCGAGTTGGCGCTCGACGGCAAGCTGCAGCCGGTCGGCGGCATTCTGCCGATGGTGCTCGGAGCGCGCAACGCGGGGTTTACGAGGCTCATCGTGCCCGCGCGCAACGCCGACGAAGCCGCGCTCGTCGGCGGGATCGAGCTCTACGCCGTCGACTCGCTGCAATCGGCCGTTGCGGTGCTCGCGGGGCACGGCGCGAAGTGGCGGCGCCGCACGTTCGAGCCGACGCTCGCGCCCTCCGACGAGATCGTGCACGGCGACCTCGCCGACGTTCGCGGCCAGCTTGCTGCAAAGCGCGCGCTCGAGATCGCGGCGGCGGGCGGTCACAACCTGTTGCTCGTCGGGCCGCCGGGGTGCGGCAAGACGATGCTGGCCAGACGGCTTCCATCCATTCTTCCGGCGATGTCGGTGCACGAGGCGCTCGAAGTGACGAAGATCTACAGCGTCGCCGGCCTCCTCGTCGGACGCGCGGGCATCGTGCGGGCGCGTCCGTTTCGATTTCCGCATCACACGATCAGCCAAACCGCGCTCGTCGGCGGCGGCGCGCTCGCCAAGCCCGGCGAGATCTCGCTCGCCCACCACGGCGTGCTCTTCCTCGACGAGCTTCCCGAGTTCTCACGCAGCGCGATCGAAGTGATGCGCCAGCCGCTCGAAGAAGGAACGGTAACGATCGCGCGCGCCGCCGGAACGTTTACGTATCCGGCGCGCTTTCAACTCGTCGCCTCGCTGAACCCGTGCCCGTGCGGGTATCGCGGCGCGCGCGGCGCGGAGTGCCGCTGCGATGAAG
Protein-coding regions in this window:
- a CDS encoding ABC transporter permease, with amino-acid sequence MSRRERIDYWIRIGGAAAFLIGLVVVVDVASRGSFLEPSNIVRVLRQITYNCILGVGQTFVIITGGIDLSVGSLVALTGVVAALFANSMHLSGFPLIAATLLVALAVGAAAGWVNALPVVRLNLPPFITTLAMLEMALGAAFILSHGRPVALQSGDFQNTGIGSFLGGVTNALHLPSIPIPVVWMLVVIAVASIVLTRTRFGRYVFAIGGNEEAARLAGINVVRVKTAVYVISGACAAIVGFLYMALFSSGSPQTGTGDELLESIAAVVVGGTSLMGGRGSVIGTFFGALLIGVLYNAMNLLNVDSYLQKVLLGAVILLAVVLDELRKRYLAK
- a CDS encoding sugar ABC transporter ATP-binding protein gives rise to the protein MPALLEMRGIGKSFPGVRALSDVSLTLCAGEVLVLVGENGAGKSTLMKILAGAEQADSGEILIDGAPAKIATPQEARRLGIGMIYQEFTLVPQLTAPANISLGAEPTRGGLIDSAAVRATADRVLGELGLEIPSDVAVSDLSVGQQQAVEIAKALATQARIIVMDEPTAALSENEIERLFQIVARLRAAGAGIVYISHRMEELARVADRVVVLRDGRVVATRDAAGFSIGEIVEAMVGRRLEAHYPELPAPPSGAEVRLDVRGLQRGNVIAGVTFDVRAGEIVGLAGLVGAGRTEIVRAIAGADAFDRGEVRIDGETIPAGRIGASIAAGIAFITEDRKAQGLVLGMTVRENVTLAHLGEFVARDLLIDFGRERDATAKMIEELQIRTPGTEQIVRNLSGGTQQKVVLAKWLLGTARVFLFDEPTRGVDVGAKAEIYRLMLELAARGAAIVMVSSDLPEVLGMSHRVLVVRGGRIVAEFPRADATPDRVIAAATGAAA
- a CDS encoding substrate-binding domain-containing protein, which translates into the protein MKRALAGVAPALVACAALAACSHGTAQSNASPSSAAAGKTIGVSIQNREAQFYQDMESGMRAEAGKYGYALVVVDASRDNAKQQSQVEDFISKRVDAIVLTPYDSQAIGSAIAEANSANIPVFTADIASTSKTGNVVAHVASDNVQGGYQAGKLICAAVGKSGAIAIVDEPEVTSVQDRVKGFKSAIAALCPSVTIVADVDSGGTRDKANSDTGDILQAHRDLKGIFGINDDSALGALAAVKAAGLTGKVAIVGYDATPEARKAIAAGEMYGDAIQYPAKIGATTVDVIHDYFGGKKPPAVVKIAVGTYTRADASPSP
- a CDS encoding YifB family Mg chelatase-like AAA ATPase, with amino-acid sequence MLSLSFSAAMLGIEGYVVRVEADSAPGTPAFTIIGLPDRALGEARERVRAAILNSGFAYPAGRLLVNLSPADVRKAGPAFDLAIALALLGMDEQIERSALREFIALGELALDGKLQPVGGILPMVLGARNAGFTRLIVPARNADEAALVGGIELYAVDSLQSAVAVLAGHGAKWRRRTFEPTLAPSDEIVHGDLADVRGQLAAKRALEIAAAGGHNLLLVGPPGCGKTMLARRLPSILPAMSVHEALEVTKIYSVAGLLVGRAGIVRARPFRFPHHTISQTALVGGGALAKPGEISLAHHGVLFLDELPEFSRSAIEVMRQPLEEGTVTIARAAGTFTYPARFQLVASLNPCPCGYRGARGAECRCDEAMVAKYVSKLSGPLLDRIDLQIEIARVPFDDMVRYEGAEPSKRIRERVVAARERQRERFAGTTLGCNAEIPPNAMRRFCALDDAAMRLLALASAKRQFSARALDRIARVARTIADLAAQPSIVAEHVAEAIQYRSLERLGAAA